A single genomic interval of Streptomyces graminofaciens harbors:
- a CDS encoding diaminopimelate decarboxylase — protein MSSDIDGTAGEEMGDATIGAGGNGRPYGVGQGDDTGGARAARRDEAVRAAVEQGLLGPASPVVGLLDVRGIRASAAALREAFDAVTAPGTPVLHAFAVKATPLVPVLRLLREAGIGAEVASAGELALARAAGAPPKETVLDSPAKTPAELREALALGIAVNADNPQELDRIDVLVRSATTRSPLGIRVNPQLGGGSIDALSTATATSKFGVALRDEGAREWVVQAYADRPWLSRLHAHTGSQGMPLSLMTQGIRETYELAEEINRRIGRQQIDTIDIGGGLPVNFASEAATPTYAQYARLLAEAVPGLFGGRYGLVTEFGRSLLAKHGTVVARVEYAKRAGGRPIAVTHAGVQVATRTVYAPGAWPLRIAAYDAKGRPKAGPEVVQDVAGPACFAGDLLAEGRSLPLLEQGDYAAALDTGAYCFAHHYAYNSLPRPGIYGYAPGAGERDVRFAVVRGPQTVEEIVAESGGGQRSVLLEL, from the coding sequence ATGAGCTCGGACATCGACGGGACGGCGGGGGAAGAGATGGGAGACGCGACGATCGGGGCCGGCGGGAACGGGAGGCCGTACGGCGTCGGCCAGGGCGACGACACCGGCGGTGCGCGGGCCGCCCGGCGGGACGAGGCCGTGCGGGCGGCGGTGGAGCAGGGGCTGCTCGGGCCCGCGAGCCCGGTCGTGGGGCTGCTCGACGTGCGCGGGATCCGGGCCTCGGCGGCGGCGCTGCGGGAGGCGTTCGACGCGGTGACGGCGCCCGGCACTCCGGTGCTGCACGCGTTCGCGGTGAAGGCGACGCCACTCGTGCCGGTACTGCGACTGCTGCGCGAGGCGGGCATCGGTGCGGAGGTGGCGAGCGCCGGCGAGCTGGCCCTGGCGCGGGCGGCCGGGGCCCCGCCGAAGGAGACCGTGCTCGACTCCCCCGCCAAGACCCCGGCGGAGCTGCGGGAGGCGCTGGCCCTGGGGATCGCGGTCAACGCGGACAATCCGCAGGAGCTGGACCGCATCGACGTCCTCGTCCGGTCGGCCACCACCCGCTCACCGCTCGGCATCCGGGTGAATCCGCAGCTCGGCGGCGGTTCCATCGACGCGCTGTCCACGGCGACGGCCACCTCGAAGTTCGGGGTGGCGTTGCGCGACGAGGGCGCCCGGGAGTGGGTCGTCCAGGCGTACGCGGACCGCCCCTGGCTGTCCCGGCTGCACGCGCACACCGGGTCGCAGGGCATGCCGCTCTCCCTGATGACACAGGGCATCAGGGAGACGTACGAGCTGGCCGAGGAGATCAACCGGCGGATCGGCCGGCAGCAGATCGACACGATCGACATCGGCGGCGGGCTGCCGGTGAACTTCGCGTCGGAGGCGGCGACCCCGACGTACGCGCAGTACGCGCGGCTGCTGGCGGAGGCGGTGCCGGGGCTGTTCGGGGGGCGGTACGGGCTGGTCACCGAGTTCGGGCGCTCGCTGCTCGCCAAGCACGGGACGGTCGTGGCGCGGGTGGAGTACGCCAAGCGGGCCGGGGGCCGGCCGATCGCGGTCACGCACGCTGGGGTGCAGGTGGCGACCCGCACGGTGTACGCGCCGGGGGCGTGGCCGCTGAGGATCGCCGCGTACGACGCGAAGGGGAGGCCGAAGGCGGGGCCGGAGGTCGTGCAGGACGTGGCCGGGCCCGCCTGTTTCGCGGGTGACCTGCTTGCCGAGGGGCGGTCGCTGCCGCTGCTCGAGCAGGGGGACTACGCGGCCGCGTTGGACACCGGGGCGTACTGCTTCGCGCACCACTACGCGTACAACTCGCTGCCTCGGCCCGGGATCTACGGATACGCGCCCGGCGCGGGCGAGAGGGACGTGCGTTTCGCGGTGGTGCGTGGGCCGCAGACGGTGGAGGAGATCGTGGCGGAGTCGGGTGGGGGGCAGCGGTCGGTGTTGTTGGAGCTGTGA
- a CDS encoding roadblock/LC7 domain-containing protein, with amino-acid sequence MAAEAEVLDELRRLRARVPQLTGALAASVDGLVLAHDTPGTEPESLAALTAAALGVALRLTDATGRGDLRELLLRGEQGYVATYAAGSSAVLTLLAQDRVNVGRLHLEGRRAGSRIGELVDAVGPRADPAERPTGTEPSVNTRAGEASATTAGAAGPASSAASAASAASARNGSALPIRPTSQAPNPAQAQQPDPAPAPAPPPAKTTVRSTPPQVRTPRAPTPRTTTPRITPNTRSATEN; translated from the coding sequence ATGGCCGCGGAGGCCGAAGTCCTCGACGAACTGCGCCGGTTGAGGGCCCGTGTACCCCAGCTGACCGGTGCGCTCGCGGCCAGTGTGGACGGGCTCGTACTCGCCCACGACACCCCCGGCACCGAGCCGGAGAGCCTCGCGGCACTGACCGCCGCCGCGCTGGGCGTGGCACTGCGGCTGACGGACGCCACCGGCCGGGGCGACCTGCGCGAGCTGCTCCTGCGCGGCGAACAGGGCTATGTGGCGACGTACGCGGCGGGCTCGTCCGCGGTGCTGACGCTGCTGGCCCAGGACCGGGTCAACGTCGGCCGGCTGCACCTGGAGGGCCGCCGCGCGGGCAGCCGCATCGGGGAGCTGGTCGACGCGGTCGGGCCCCGCGCCGACCCCGCCGAGCGCCCGACCGGCACCGAGCCGTCCGTGAACACCCGGGCCGGCGAGGCGTCCGCGACCACGGCTGGTGCCGCTGGTCCCGCTTCGTCTGCGGCTTCTGCGGCTTCCGCGGCTTCCGCGCGGAACGGGTCTGCGCTGCCCATCCGACCGACGTCGCAGGCGCCGAACCCGGCCCAGGCACAGCAACCCGATCCAGCACCAGCCCCCGCACCACCACCCGCCAAGACCACGGTCAGGTCCACGCCGCCCCAGGTCCGTACGCCCCGCGCCCCGACCCCACGCACCACCACCCCCCGCATCACCCCGAACACCCGTTCCGCCACGGAGAACTGA
- a CDS encoding lipoprotein codes for MTETVALRRTGRAAGAVRGPVLVQVALLAGLLTACSESADQDDDTAAKPSTSASGRSSSEEAGSTGDVAERGGTLGAPGSACELPVTFDTAKSWKAEAVEADPDDEPTEELAELADSLLHQGPFTMACEIDAKPAGHIGFIRIWTGATTSKDARTLLKEFVAAEDDTSKVKYTDFSPEDSEGSGAEVEYLYTSKALDETKKERAFAVTTPEGPVLVHLGGFDSDEHEEMLPAYALAKQTLRIA; via the coding sequence ATGACGGAGACGGTGGCGTTGCGAAGAACGGGAAGAGCGGCTGGGGCGGTACGGGGACCGGTGCTGGTCCAGGTGGCCCTGCTGGCCGGACTGTTGACGGCGTGCTCGGAGTCGGCCGACCAGGACGACGACACCGCGGCCAAGCCCTCGACCAGCGCGTCCGGGAGAAGCTCCTCCGAAGAGGCCGGCTCGACGGGCGACGTCGCCGAGCGCGGCGGCACCCTTGGCGCCCCCGGCTCCGCCTGCGAGCTGCCGGTCACCTTCGACACCGCCAAGTCGTGGAAGGCGGAGGCCGTCGAGGCCGACCCCGACGACGAGCCCACGGAGGAACTGGCGGAGCTCGCCGACTCCCTGCTCCACCAGGGCCCCTTCACCATGGCGTGCGAGATCGACGCCAAGCCCGCCGGGCACATCGGATTCATCCGGATCTGGACCGGCGCGACCACGAGCAAGGACGCGCGCACGCTGCTGAAGGAGTTCGTGGCGGCCGAGGACGACACGAGCAAGGTGAAGTACACCGATTTCTCCCCCGAAGACTCCGAGGGCTCGGGCGCCGAAGTCGAGTACCTCTACACCAGCAAGGCCCTGGACGAGACGAAGAAGGAGCGGGCGTTCGCCGTCACGACCCCCGAGGGGCCGGTCCTCGTCCACCTCGGAGGCTTCGACTCCGACGAGCACGAGGAAATGCTTCCGGCGTACGCCCTCGCGAAGCAGACCCTGCGCATCGCGTGA
- a CDS encoding MurR/RpiR family transcriptional regulator yields the protein MSAGAGGGTGVDRGTGAGGGTGVDRGTGAGGGTGVDRGTGAVESSAARLQALFEGHRLTPTQRRIAHSMVRRAADVPFLSSVELAELAGVSQPSVTRFAVALGFDGYPALRRHLREVAPAEPAADTASYNEYQQAVEAEIENLRHLAEVLADPAPVARAGRLLAASRPLPVLGLRAAASQAYGFSYFAAKVHPDVRLLHEGGTVLHDRIDAAVRAGATALLCFALPRHPREVVDALAYAKEAGLTVVTVADSVFAPVAKVSDLLLPAAVGTGLAFDTVCAPMLLGRVLLEAMCDDLPDAQARLEEFDARAAARGLFVE from the coding sequence ATGAGCGCGGGTGCGGGTGGGGGTACGGGTGTGGACCGGGGCACGGGTGCGGGTGGGGGTACGGGTGTGGACCGGGGCACGGGTGCGGGTGGGGGTACGGGTGTGGACCGGGGCACGGGTGCGGTCGAGAGTTCTGCCGCGCGGCTGCAGGCGCTCTTCGAAGGGCACCGGCTGACGCCCACCCAGCGGCGGATCGCGCACAGCATGGTGCGGCGGGCCGCCGACGTGCCGTTCCTGTCCAGCGTCGAACTGGCCGAGCTGGCCGGGGTCAGCCAGCCCTCGGTGACCCGCTTCGCCGTGGCGCTCGGCTTCGACGGCTACCCGGCGCTGCGCAGGCATCTGCGCGAGGTCGCGCCCGCGGAGCCGGCGGCGGACACCGCGTCGTACAACGAGTACCAGCAGGCCGTCGAGGCCGAGATCGAGAATCTGCGGCATCTGGCGGAGGTGCTCGCCGACCCTGCGCCGGTCGCGCGCGCGGGGCGCCTGCTCGCGGCCTCGCGCCCCCTGCCCGTGCTCGGCCTGCGGGCCGCGGCCTCCCAGGCGTACGGCTTCTCGTACTTCGCGGCCAAGGTCCACCCGGACGTACGGCTGCTGCACGAGGGCGGGACCGTCCTCCACGACCGTATCGACGCGGCCGTACGGGCCGGGGCGACGGCCCTGCTCTGCTTCGCGCTGCCCCGGCACCCGCGGGAGGTCGTGGACGCACTGGCGTACGCGAAGGAGGCCGGGCTGACGGTGGTCACGGTCGCCGACTCGGTGTTCGCGCCCGTGGCCAAGGTGTCCGACCTGCTGCTGCCGGCCGCCGTCGGGACGGGCCTCGCCTTCGACACGGTCTGCGCGCCGATGCTGCTCGGGCGGGTGCTGCTGGAGGCGATGTGCGACGACCTGCCGGACGCGCAGGCACGGCTGGAGGAGTTCGACGCGCGGGCGGCGGCGCGGGGTCTGTTCGTGGAGTAG
- a CDS encoding aromatic amino acid ammonia-lyase has product MSSRIVEAPGVAATGASSPGPVVLDGRGLDVADVVRLADGTARPAPGPDALRRVEESWEAARHIALAGRVYGRSTGVGANRDEAVPTEAAAEHGLRLLRSHAGAIGEEVPARQVRAMLAVRANQLLAGGAGLRPTVVTALCEALASGAYPVVNEFGSVGTGDIAALAQVGLALAGEHPWAGAGAPEAQQLDNNDALALISSNALTLGQAALALDELRGLIAATQVVAALSLLAVDGSHEAYAAPVHLARPHRGSREVARRMRALIGAADRPTPPLGRIQDPYGFRCLPQIHGPALDAADALRGVLEVEINAAAENPLICPEDMAAYHHGGFYQAQLTLALDHFRLAVMQVARLSTSRLSSLNEPAYTRLRPFLADQEPASSGVMILEYAAGAALGDLRAFAAPASLGHAVLSRGVEEQASFASLAARQTLRACGAYRLVVGCELVAAVRALRQRELRPEPGLPAARALELAESVLDPDPADRPLTDDVRAAAALLDRFTDVWTDAGTVVGTDVQRGSGT; this is encoded by the coding sequence ATGTCGTCCCGGATCGTGGAAGCGCCGGGTGTCGCGGCGACCGGCGCCTCGTCGCCCGGTCCCGTCGTCCTCGACGGGCGCGGGCTCGACGTCGCCGACGTCGTACGCCTCGCCGACGGGACCGCCCGGCCCGCCCCCGGCCCGGACGCCCTGCGGCGGGTCGAGGAGTCCTGGGAGGCGGCCCGGCACATCGCGCTCGCCGGCCGGGTCTACGGCCGCTCCACCGGTGTCGGTGCCAACCGCGACGAGGCCGTGCCGACCGAAGCGGCCGCCGAGCACGGACTGCGCCTGCTGCGCAGCCACGCGGGGGCCATCGGCGAGGAGGTGCCCGCCCGGCAGGTCCGCGCCATGCTGGCCGTACGCGCGAACCAGCTGCTCGCGGGCGGCGCCGGGCTCCGCCCGACCGTGGTCACCGCGCTGTGCGAGGCGCTGGCGAGCGGGGCGTACCCCGTGGTGAACGAGTTCGGGTCGGTGGGCACCGGGGACATCGCGGCGCTGGCACAGGTCGGGCTGGCGCTCGCCGGGGAACATCCCTGGGCCGGAGCGGGCGCCCCCGAGGCCCAGCAGCTCGACAACAACGACGCCCTCGCGCTGATCAGCAGCAACGCCCTCACCCTCGGTCAGGCCGCCCTCGCACTCGACGAGTTGCGCGGGCTGATCGCCGCCACACAGGTCGTCGCCGCGCTCTCGCTGCTCGCCGTGGACGGCTCGCACGAGGCGTACGCGGCGCCCGTGCACCTCGCGCGCCCCCACCGGGGCTCGCGGGAGGTGGCCCGCCGTATGCGCGCGCTGATCGGCGCCGCCGACCGGCCGACGCCCCCGCTCGGGCGGATCCAGGACCCGTACGGCTTCCGCTGTCTTCCGCAGATCCACGGACCCGCGCTGGACGCGGCGGACGCCCTGCGGGGCGTGCTGGAGGTGGAGATCAACGCGGCCGCCGAGAACCCGCTGATATGCCCCGAGGACATGGCGGCGTACCACCACGGAGGCTTCTACCAGGCCCAGCTCACCCTGGCCCTGGACCACTTCAGGCTGGCCGTGATGCAGGTCGCGCGACTGTCGACCTCCCGGCTGTCCTCGCTCAACGAGCCCGCCTACACCCGGCTGCGGCCCTTCCTCGCCGACCAGGAGCCCGCGTCGTCGGGGGTGATGATCCTCGAGTACGCGGCCGGGGCCGCCCTCGGCGACCTGCGCGCCTTCGCCGCGCCCGCCTCGCTCGGCCACGCCGTACTCTCCCGGGGGGTCGAGGAACAGGCCAGTTTCGCCTCTCTCGCCGCACGTCAGACACTGCGGGCCTGCGGCGCGTACCGTCTCGTCGTCGGCTGCGAACTCGTCGCGGCGGTACGGGCGCTGCGGCAGCGCGAGCTGCGGCCGGAGCCGGGGCTGCCGGCCGCGCGGGCGCTGGAACTGGCCGAGTCGGTGCTCGACCCGGACCCGGCCGACCGGCCGCTCACGGACGACGTACGGGCGGCGGCCGCGCTGCTGGACCGGTTCACGGACGTCTGGACGGACGCCGGGACGGTCGTGGGGACCGATGTGCAGAGGGGAAGCGGGACATGA
- a CDS encoding cystathionine beta-synthase, translating into MQFHDSMISLVGNTPLVRLNSVTEGIQATVLAKVEYFNPGGSVKDRIALRMIEAAEKSGELQPGGTIVEPTSGNTGVGLAIVAQQKGYKCIFVCPDKVSTDKINVLRAYGAEVVVCPTAVDPEHPDSYYNVSDRLVRETPGAWKPDQYSNPHNPLSHYHSTGPELWEQTEGKITHFVAGVGTGGTISGTGRYLKDASEGRVQVVGADPEGSVYSGGSGRPYLVEGVGEDFWPTAYDRTVADEIVAVSDKDSFQMTRRLAKEEGLLVGGSCGMAVVAALRVAERLGPDDVVVVLLPDSGRGYLSKIFNDEWMADYGFLEDEGPSARVGDVLNDKEHGAIPSLVHMHPDETVGQAIEVLREYGVSQMPIVKPGAGHPDVMAAEVVGSVVERELLDALFTQRASLDDPLEKHMSAPLPQVGSGEPVGDLMSVLGTADAAIVLVEGKPKGVVSRQDLLAFLAKGGVKQ; encoded by the coding sequence GTGCAATTCCACGACTCGATGATCAGCCTCGTCGGGAACACCCCGCTCGTGAGGCTCAACAGTGTGACCGAGGGTATCCAGGCGACCGTTCTGGCCAAGGTTGAGTACTTCAACCCGGGCGGTTCCGTGAAGGACCGCATCGCCCTGCGCATGATCGAGGCGGCGGAGAAGAGCGGCGAGCTGCAGCCCGGCGGCACGATCGTCGAGCCGACCAGCGGAAACACAGGCGTGGGGCTCGCCATCGTCGCGCAGCAGAAGGGGTACAAGTGCATCTTCGTGTGCCCCGACAAGGTGAGCACCGACAAGATCAACGTGCTTCGGGCGTACGGGGCCGAGGTCGTCGTGTGCCCCACCGCCGTGGACCCCGAGCACCCCGACTCGTACTACAACGTGTCCGACCGGCTGGTGCGCGAGACGCCGGGCGCCTGGAAGCCCGACCAGTACTCCAACCCCCACAACCCGCTCTCCCACTACCACTCGACCGGCCCCGAACTGTGGGAGCAGACCGAGGGGAAGATCACCCATTTCGTGGCGGGTGTGGGGACCGGCGGCACCATCTCCGGTACGGGCCGCTATCTGAAGGACGCCAGCGAGGGCCGCGTCCAGGTCGTCGGCGCCGACCCCGAGGGGTCCGTGTACTCGGGCGGCTCCGGGCGGCCGTACCTCGTCGAGGGCGTCGGTGAGGACTTCTGGCCGACCGCCTACGACCGGACCGTCGCGGACGAGATCGTCGCCGTGTCCGACAAGGACTCCTTCCAGATGACCCGCCGGCTGGCCAAGGAGGAGGGGCTGCTGGTGGGCGGGTCGTGCGGCATGGCCGTCGTCGCCGCGCTGCGGGTCGCCGAGCGGCTCGGGCCGGACGACGTCGTCGTCGTGCTGCTGCCCGACAGCGGCCGTGGCTACCTCTCGAAGATCTTCAACGACGAGTGGATGGCCGACTACGGCTTCCTGGAGGACGAGGGGCCGTCCGCGCGCGTCGGGGACGTGCTCAACGACAAGGAGCACGGGGCCATCCCGTCCCTCGTCCACATGCACCCGGACGAGACGGTCGGCCAGGCGATCGAGGTCCTGCGCGAGTACGGCGTCTCACAGATGCCGATCGTGAAGCCGGGCGCGGGCCACCCGGACGTCATGGCCGCCGAGGTCGTCGGGTCCGTCGTCGAACGCGAACTGCTGGACGCGCTGTTCACCCAGCGGGCCTCGCTCGACGACCCGCTGGAGAAGCACATGTCGGCGCCGCTGCCGCAGGTCGGCTCCGGTGAACCGGTCGGGGACCTGATGTCCGTGCTCGGTACGGCCGACGCGGCGATCGTGCTCGTCGAGGGCAAGCCGAAGGGCGTCGTCAGCCGCCAGGACCTGCTCGCGTTCCTCGCCAAGGGCGGGGTGAAGCAGTAG
- a CDS encoding SGNH/GDSL hydrolase family protein, with amino-acid sequence MTSMSRARVARRIAAGAAFGGGGIGLVGAAAVGLVLAELRMAKRVVGNGHSPHPPSAEGLYGRSYGAPYNRRTYGAPYGGVTDDPPLRLTMLGDSTAAGQGVHRARQTPGALIASGLAAVAERPVELRNVALPGAQSDDLDRQVALALENPTRVPDVCVIMIGANDVTHRMPPTRSVRHLSSAVRRLRTAGAEVVVGTCPDLGTIELVQQPLRWLARRASRQLAAAQTIGTVEQGGRTVSLGDMLGPEFEANPRELFGPDNYHPSAEGYATAAMAVLPTVCAALGLWPAEEERPDVSRREGFLPVARAAAEAASEAGTEVTAAMPTGPRGPWALLKRRRRRRVPATDPTPTTAAEPSA; translated from the coding sequence ATGACGAGCATGTCGAGGGCGAGGGTGGCCCGGCGCATCGCGGCGGGCGCGGCGTTCGGCGGCGGTGGCATCGGGCTGGTCGGTGCGGCGGCCGTCGGCTTGGTGCTGGCCGAGCTCCGGATGGCCAAGCGCGTCGTGGGCAACGGCCACAGCCCGCATCCGCCGAGCGCGGAGGGCCTGTACGGCCGCTCGTACGGCGCCCCGTACAACAGACGGACGTACGGGGCACCGTACGGGGGCGTCACTGACGACCCCCCGCTCCGGCTGACCATGCTCGGTGACTCCACGGCCGCCGGCCAGGGTGTCCACCGGGCCCGCCAGACCCCGGGCGCCCTCATCGCCTCGGGGCTCGCGGCGGTCGCGGAGCGCCCGGTGGAGCTGCGGAACGTGGCGCTGCCCGGCGCCCAGTCGGATGATCTGGACCGCCAGGTGGCGCTGGCCCTGGAGAACCCGACGCGGGTCCCGGACGTCTGCGTGATCATGATCGGCGCGAACGACGTGACGCACCGCATGCCTCCGACGCGCTCGGTCCGCCATCTCTCCTCGGCCGTACGGCGGCTACGGACGGCCGGGGCCGAGGTCGTCGTCGGCACCTGTCCCGACCTCGGCACCATCGAACTCGTGCAGCAGCCCCTGCGGTGGCTGGCCCGCCGGGCCTCGCGGCAGCTGGCGGCGGCGCAGACGATCGGCACGGTCGAGCAGGGCGGCCGCACGGTGTCGCTGGGCGACATGCTGGGCCCCGAGTTCGAAGCGAACCCCCGGGAGCTGTTCGGCCCCGACAACTACCACCCCTCGGCGGAGGGGTACGCGACCGCGGCGATGGCGGTCCTGCCGACGGTGTGCGCGGCACTGGGTCTGTGGCCGGCGGAGGAGGAGCGCCCGGACGTCTCCCGCCGCGAGGGCTTCCTCCCGGTGGCGAGAGCGGCCGCGGAAGCCGCCTCCGAGGCGGGCACGGAGGTCACGGCCGCGATGCCCACGGGCCCGCGCGGCCCCTGGGCCCTCCTCAAGCGCCGCCGTCGGCGCCGGGTCCCGGCGACGGACCCGACCCCGACGACCGCGGCGGAACCGTCCGCCTAG